One genomic region from Ruegeria sp. TM1040 encodes:
- a CDS encoding cytochrome-c peroxidase, giving the protein MFERPTRIEFPTTEPYSPQRAALGKMLFFDARLSGAINMSCATCHNPSFGWETPASRAIGAMNQPLARHTPTIENLTESEHFYWDGRIASLKEQIRGPITHPLKMNSSMRQVQRRLENISGYRRYFEIAFPDTGLTEDTILVALATYQRTLRSGWSPFDDWVEGDEDAISSSAQRGFDVFTGRGQCVSCHQGWAFTDHDFHNVSLGDDDIGRGVLDPTMRYRFKTPGLRNIALRAPYMHNGSLNSLRAVVEHYRRGGAPNTTASDIEPLTEMSDRDVNDLIAFLETLTAYAPHVSAPALPVD; this is encoded by the coding sequence ATGTTTGAAAGACCCACCCGGATCGAGTTTCCCACAACAGAACCTTACTCGCCTCAACGCGCCGCTTTGGGCAAAATGTTGTTTTTTGATGCACGCCTGTCTGGCGCCATCAATATGAGTTGTGCCACCTGTCACAATCCGTCGTTTGGCTGGGAAACACCGGCATCCCGCGCGATTGGCGCGATGAATCAGCCCCTGGCGCGCCACACCCCCACAATCGAGAATCTCACAGAATCAGAGCATTTCTATTGGGACGGACGCATCGCGTCGCTCAAGGAACAGATACGCGGCCCGATCACCCACCCGCTCAAGATGAACTCCAGCATGCGCCAAGTTCAGCGCCGGTTGGAGAATATCTCAGGTTATCGTCGCTATTTCGAGATCGCCTTTCCAGACACCGGTCTGACGGAGGACACAATCCTGGTGGCGCTTGCGACCTATCAGAGAACCCTGCGCTCAGGCTGGTCTCCGTTTGACGACTGGGTCGAGGGTGACGAGGACGCAATTTCTTCTTCCGCGCAGCGTGGCTTTGACGTCTTTACCGGGCGCGGCCAATGTGTGAGCTGCCATCAGGGATGGGCCTTCACCGATCATGACTTTCACAATGTCAGCCTCGGAGACGACGACATCGGGCGCGGCGTGCTGGACCCGACGATGCGGTACCGCTTCAAGACGCCGGGGCTGCGCAACATCGCGCTGCGCGCGCCGTATATGCACAATGGCAGCCTCAATTCTCTGCGCGCGGTGGTGGAGCATTACCGACGCGGCGGCGCGCCGAATACAACCGCGAGCGACATCGAACCGCTCACCGAGATGAGTGACCGCGATGTGAACGACCTCATTGCATTCCTTGAAACCCTGACGGCCTATGCGCCCCATGTTTCGGCTCCGGCCCTGCCTGTGGACTAA
- a CDS encoding TRAP transporter substrate-binding protein, translated as MTTRRALLGAATALAFSAMGAVPAFAQEVTLKLHQFLPAQANVPKLILDVWADKIEDASGDRIKIDRYPSMQLGGKPPELIDQVQDGVADIVWTVVGYTPGRFPSTEVFELPFMMTNARAASHAYWDMMEDHWLDTEFKDFKILAGWVHGPGIFHTSDPVEVPKDLEGMKIRGGGRSVNALLTELGATPVGMPVPSIPEALSKGVIDGTTIPWEVTTALKVPELVENHTEFSGRALYTLTFVLAMNKEKYDSLPDDLKKVIDDNSGVEMSVFAGGTMADSDMPARENALDLGNNVITLDADQTAVWRERSQPIYDKWLADMSERGIDGQALLDEATMLIDKYTPQYEN; from the coding sequence ATGACCACTCGCAGAGCACTACTTGGTGCAGCCACCGCACTGGCATTTTCCGCAATGGGCGCAGTGCCCGCCTTCGCGCAGGAGGTGACGCTGAAGCTGCACCAGTTCCTGCCCGCACAGGCCAATGTGCCAAAGCTCATTCTGGATGTCTGGGCAGACAAGATCGAAGACGCATCGGGCGATCGTATCAAGATTGACCGCTACCCCTCGATGCAGCTGGGCGGCAAGCCGCCAGAATTGATTGATCAGGTTCAGGACGGCGTTGCCGATATCGTCTGGACCGTGGTGGGCTACACGCCGGGTCGTTTCCCATCGACCGAAGTGTTTGAGCTGCCCTTTATGATGACCAATGCACGTGCCGCAAGCCACGCCTATTGGGACATGATGGAAGATCATTGGCTGGACACCGAATTCAAGGACTTCAAGATCCTTGCAGGGTGGGTGCATGGTCCGGGCATCTTCCACACCTCTGATCCGGTCGAAGTACCAAAGGATCTTGAGGGCATGAAAATTCGCGGTGGTGGGCGCTCTGTAAACGCCTTGCTGACCGAGCTGGGCGCAACACCTGTCGGCATGCCTGTGCCGTCCATTCCCGAAGCGCTCTCGAAGGGCGTGATTGATGGGACCACCATCCCATGGGAGGTGACCACCGCCCTGAAAGTGCCGGAACTTGTTGAAAACCATACCGAATTCTCGGGCCGCGCGCTGTACACGCTGACCTTTGTTCTGGCGATGAACAAGGAAAAATACGACAGCCTGCCTGATGACCTGAAGAAGGTGATCGACGACAACTCCGGTGTCGAGATGTCTGTCTTTGCAGGCGGCACGATGGCAGATTCGGACATGCCCGCGCGTGAAAACGCGCTGGATCTCGGCAACAATGTGATCACGCTCGACGCGGATCAGACGGCCGTGTGGCGCGAGCGCTCTCAGCCGATCTACGACAAGTGGCTCGCCGATATGTCGGAGCGCGGCATCGACGGTCAGGCGCTTCTGGATGAGGCGACCATGCTGATCGACAAATATACGCCGCAGTACGAAAACTGA
- a CDS encoding putative bifunctional diguanylate cyclase/phosphodiesterase, which produces MAFRSGLRGPDAIEPSQVHLPTSVGDALALPTSPFAYVLYGLSAIAVLAIVLAEVLRRVRRTRDTAQAQPVAPKAPETRPKGDSLALLDGEARVIDANRRFEYEAGMPLAQIRGRPIWSIHAKGFGKCFWDGAIQEALTEGAWQGEARTLSDDLHPETETLSLRAFNVSGADPTYEFRSRRSFRPKSDRAGLLDSGLRDALTGLPSRRAMKTQVEFAIVRAKAATAELAIILIDLDRFRDINSIFGDDIGDRVIERLADAVRSVMRPGITIGRIGGDEFILLIEQASSPEVVLQVAHDIGAALGDEVVVDGLTCRLSASMGIAQYPKDGSDQRNLMQAAGVSLCHAKAKGRGQICFYSENMEQRSEESLQMEHDLKRAISDGELLMFYQPQIDLRTGQCIGAEALLRWQHPKKGLLLPGGFVPLALDTGLTTAIDQFVTDEVCRQIRAWNTEGYAPAKISVNMSAMTLLSPDFARDLRSTARHHQVDLTQLEIEVLETTLFPRMRSSLNTVDDLRTMGVKLAIDDFGTGYSSLAMLKDLPIDRIKLDRRFITSLPENVKDDRIVAAVVAMGRSLGVSVIAEGVETREQRDRLISLGCAEAQGYLFSRPVPAAQFAETWLRYARPKPYVGSDA; this is translated from the coding sequence GTGGCCTTTCGCTCGGGATTGCGGGGGCCGGACGCGATTGAGCCCTCTCAAGTCCATCTGCCGACCTCGGTCGGCGATGCGCTGGCGCTTCCGACGTCACCCTTTGCGTATGTGCTTTATGGTCTCTCCGCCATCGCTGTGTTGGCCATCGTTTTGGCCGAAGTCCTGCGTCGGGTCAGGCGCACACGCGATACGGCGCAGGCACAACCCGTCGCCCCCAAAGCCCCTGAAACGCGCCCCAAAGGCGACAGCTTGGCGCTGTTGGACGGGGAGGCGCGCGTTATTGATGCCAATCGCCGGTTTGAATACGAGGCCGGCATGCCGCTTGCGCAGATCAGAGGCCGCCCGATCTGGTCCATTCACGCCAAGGGGTTTGGCAAGTGTTTCTGGGACGGCGCGATACAAGAGGCGCTGACCGAGGGCGCTTGGCAGGGCGAGGCGCGCACACTGAGCGACGACCTCCATCCCGAGACGGAAACCCTGTCACTGCGCGCGTTCAATGTGTCGGGGGCTGATCCCACCTACGAATTTCGCTCGCGGCGTTCCTTTCGTCCCAAATCGGACCGTGCCGGTCTGCTCGACAGTGGCCTTCGGGATGCTCTGACCGGGTTGCCGAGCCGTAGAGCGATGAAAACACAGGTGGAATTTGCAATCGTGCGCGCCAAGGCCGCAACGGCCGAGTTGGCGATCATTCTCATTGATCTCGACCGGTTTCGGGACATCAACTCGATCTTTGGCGACGACATCGGGGATCGCGTGATCGAACGGCTTGCGGATGCGGTGCGATCTGTGATGCGTCCCGGGATCACCATTGGCCGGATCGGAGGTGATGAGTTCATCTTGCTGATCGAGCAGGCCTCAAGTCCCGAGGTGGTGCTGCAGGTGGCCCATGACATTGGTGCGGCGCTGGGGGACGAGGTAGTCGTGGACGGGCTGACCTGCCGGTTGAGCGCCAGCATGGGGATCGCGCAATACCCCAAGGACGGCAGCGATCAGCGCAACCTGATGCAGGCGGCGGGCGTGTCGCTGTGTCATGCGAAGGCCAAAGGGCGCGGGCAGATCTGTTTCTATTCTGAAAATATGGAGCAGCGCTCGGAAGAAAGCCTGCAGATGGAACACGACCTGAAGCGGGCCATCTCTGATGGTGAGCTGCTGATGTTCTATCAGCCTCAGATCGACTTGCGCACAGGACAATGTATCGGCGCCGAGGCGCTCTTGCGCTGGCAACACCCCAAGAAGGGCCTCCTGTTGCCGGGAGGCTTTGTGCCTTTGGCGCTCGACACGGGCCTCACGACGGCGATCGATCAGTTTGTGACCGATGAGGTCTGTCGCCAGATCCGTGCCTGGAATACGGAGGGTTATGCGCCTGCAAAAATCTCGGTGAACATGTCTGCGATGACGCTGCTGTCTCCGGATTTTGCACGGGATTTGCGGTCGACGGCACGGCATCATCAGGTGGATCTTACTCAACTGGAGATCGAAGTGCTGGAAACCACTCTGTTTCCACGCATGCGCAGCTCTCTCAATACCGTGGATGATCTGCGTACGATGGGGGTGAAGCTGGCCATTGATGACTTTGGAACGGGGTATTCGTCGCTGGCGATGCTGAAGGATTTGCCTATCGACCGCATCAAGCTTGACCGGCGATTCATCACCTCGCTACCTGAGAACGTCAAAGACGATCGCATCGTTGCCGCTGTTGTGGCGATGGGGCGCAGCCTGGGTGTGAGCGTAATCGCCGAAGGCGTCGAGACGCGCGAGCAGCGGGACAGGTTGATCTCTTTGGGATGTGCCGAAGCACAGGGATACCTGTTCAGCCGACCCGTTCCTGCCGCGCAGTTTGCCGAGACCTGGCTCCGATACGCGCGCCCCAAACCATACGTCGGATCGGACGCCTGA
- the betC gene encoding choline-sulfatase, with translation MTLPNILIFMVDQLNGTLFPDGPAEWLHAPNMKKLAARSTRFRNCYTASPLCAPGRASFMSGQLPSATGVYDNAAEFASSIPTYAHHLRRAGYYTCLSGKMHFVGPDQLHGFEERLTTDIYPPDFGWTPDYRKPGERIDWWYHNMGSVTGAGVAEISNQMEFDDEVAFHATQKIYDLARGKDARPWCLTVSFTHPHDPYVTRKKYWDLYEDCPHLMPEVADLGYENQDPHSKRIFDANDWRNFDITEEDIRRSRRAYFGNISYLDDKIGEVMEALEGTRQDKDTIILFVSDHGDMLGERGLWFKMSFYEGSSRVPMMISAPNMTPGLVCDPVSNIDVCPTLCDLAGVSMSEVMPWTAGESLVPLGQGGTRSTPVAMEYAAEASYAPMVSLRSGRYKLNLCALDPDQLFDLDADPHERVNLAKDPTHHEAYQALKAIAAERWDLDRFDADVRASQARRWVVYEALRQGGYFPWDYQPLQKASERYMRNHMDLNVVEDQARYPRGE, from the coding sequence ATGACATTGCCAAACATCCTCATTTTTATGGTCGATCAGTTGAACGGGACCCTGTTCCCGGATGGCCCCGCAGAATGGCTGCACGCACCAAACATGAAGAAACTGGCCGCGCGGTCTACCCGGTTTCGCAATTGCTATACCGCCAGCCCGCTCTGTGCGCCGGGTCGGGCCAGTTTCATGTCCGGGCAGCTGCCGTCTGCCACGGGCGTCTACGACAACGCGGCGGAATTCGCCTCTTCAATCCCGACGTATGCCCATCATCTGCGCCGCGCAGGCTATTACACCTGCCTATCGGGCAAGATGCATTTTGTCGGCCCAGATCAGCTTCATGGCTTTGAAGAACGTCTGACAACCGATATCTACCCACCCGATTTCGGTTGGACCCCGGACTATCGCAAACCCGGCGAGCGCATCGACTGGTGGTATCACAACATGGGGTCGGTCACCGGCGCCGGGGTGGCGGAGATTTCGAACCAGATGGAGTTTGATGACGAGGTCGCCTTTCACGCGACCCAAAAGATCTACGACCTGGCGCGCGGCAAGGACGCCCGGCCGTGGTGCCTCACCGTCAGCTTTACGCACCCCCATGATCCCTATGTGACTCGTAAAAAATACTGGGATCTATACGAGGATTGCCCGCATCTTATGCCGGAGGTCGCGGATCTCGGCTATGAGAACCAGGATCCGCACTCGAAACGGATCTTTGACGCAAATGACTGGCGCAACTTTGACATCACCGAAGAAGACATCCGCAGGTCGCGTCGCGCGTATTTCGGCAATATCTCCTATCTCGACGACAAGATCGGCGAGGTCATGGAAGCGCTGGAAGGAACGCGTCAGGACAAGGATACGATCATTCTCTTTGTCTCGGATCACGGCGACATGCTGGGAGAGCGCGGCCTGTGGTTCAAGATGAGCTTTTATGAGGGGTCCTCACGCGTTCCGATGATGATTTCAGCGCCCAATATGACCCCTGGCCTGGTTTGCGATCCGGTCTCCAACATCGATGTCTGTCCAACGCTTTGCGATCTGGCAGGTGTGAGCATGTCCGAGGTAATGCCTTGGACCGCTGGGGAAAGCCTGGTCCCGCTTGGCCAAGGTGGCACGCGCAGCACGCCGGTGGCGATGGAATATGCAGCCGAAGCCTCTTATGCCCCGATGGTCTCCTTGCGGTCGGGGCGCTACAAGCTCAATCTTTGTGCGCTTGATCCGGACCAGCTGTTTGATCTGGACGCCGACCCACATGAACGGGTGAATCTCGCCAAAGATCCCACCCACCACGAGGCTTATCAGGCGCTCAAGGCGATTGCGGCCGAGCGCTGGGATCTGGATCGATTTGACGCCGATGTGCGCGCCAGCCAGGCGCGGCGCTGGGTGGTATATGAGGCGCTCCGCCAGGGCGGCTATTTCCCGTGGGATTATCAACCCCTGCAAAAAGCGTCCGAACGCTACATGCGCAACCATATGGATTTGAATGTGGTCGAAGACCAAGCCCGCTACCCGCGCGGAGAATAA
- a CDS encoding TRAP transporter large permease: MSALEIGIWSFPVLMGLIFLRVPIGLSMFLVGLGGLVLVTGDTIVAFGRLKNETYSTFSSYSLSIIPMFFLMGQFATLGGMSTALFKAAEGFIGHRKGGVAMAAIGACAGFGAICGSSLATAATMGRVALPELKNYGYASGFSTATLAAGGTLGILIPPSVVLVIYAILTEQNIAKLFLAAFIPGLLAAIGYVIAISVYVRLFPESAGTREPIPWRERFSLLFAVWPVLLVFGLVVGGIYAGWFTPTEGAAVGALGTGLIALANGGLTRQTLTDSFMITARSTAMIFFIVLGAGFYNGFLALTQVPQELANFVVAQGLSPWMVLALILVFYLLLGCLMDSLSMILLTIPIFYPVISAMDFGLVSLPAMQADAAMEVLRAGVPDGMGQEMLASIKDAIANGTELTREQMKELGIRVTQGIANRLETEYVAIWFGILTLIVVEVGLITPPVGMNLFVINAMDPKSRMVDTYKAVLFFVGSDLIRVVILVLFPVITLLPLMLLY; this comes from the coding sequence GTGAGCGCGCTTGAAATCGGTATCTGGTCCTTTCCCGTCCTGATGGGGCTGATCTTTCTGAGGGTGCCTATTGGTTTGTCGATGTTCTTGGTGGGCCTTGGCGGTCTTGTGCTGGTCACGGGGGACACGATCGTCGCCTTTGGCCGTCTCAAGAATGAAACCTACTCGACCTTTTCCTCCTATTCGCTGTCGATCATCCCGATGTTCTTCCTGATGGGGCAGTTTGCAACGCTCGGAGGCATGTCGACCGCGCTGTTCAAGGCGGCGGAAGGCTTTATCGGGCATCGCAAAGGCGGTGTCGCCATGGCCGCAATCGGGGCCTGTGCGGGCTTTGGCGCAATCTGTGGATCGTCGCTGGCGACGGCAGCCACCATGGGGCGCGTGGCGCTGCCTGAGTTGAAAAACTATGGCTATGCGAGCGGGTTTTCGACCGCAACCCTGGCGGCAGGTGGCACGTTGGGCATCCTGATCCCGCCCTCGGTGGTTTTGGTGATCTATGCCATCTTGACCGAACAGAATATCGCAAAGCTCTTCTTGGCGGCCTTTATCCCCGGTCTTTTGGCGGCCATCGGTTATGTCATCGCAATCTCCGTCTATGTGCGCCTCTTTCCCGAAAGCGCGGGCACCCGTGAGCCGATCCCGTGGCGCGAGCGTTTCTCGCTCTTGTTTGCGGTCTGGCCCGTGCTCTTGGTATTTGGCCTCGTGGTGGGTGGCATCTATGCAGGCTGGTTCACCCCGACCGAAGGGGCGGCCGTGGGTGCATTGGGCACCGGGCTTATCGCGCTTGCCAATGGGGGGCTGACCCGCCAGACGCTGACCGACAGCTTCATGATCACGGCACGGTCCACCGCGATGATCTTCTTCATCGTGCTGGGAGCGGGGTTCTACAATGGCTTTCTCGCACTCACGCAGGTGCCGCAGGAACTCGCGAACTTTGTGGTAGCACAAGGCCTGAGCCCTTGGATGGTGCTTGCGCTTATCCTCGTGTTCTATCTGCTTCTCGGCTGTCTGATGGACAGTCTGTCGATGATCCTGCTGACAATCCCGATCTTCTATCCGGTGATCTCAGCGATGGACTTTGGTCTTGTGTCGCTCCCGGCGATGCAGGCGGATGCTGCGATGGAGGTTCTCCGGGCTGGGGTTCCCGATGGCATGGGGCAGGAGATGCTTGCCTCCATCAAGGATGCGATCGCCAACGGGACAGAACTGACGCGAGAGCAGATGAAGGAACTTGGCATTCGCGTGACCCAAGGCATCGCAAACCGGCTCGAGACAGAATATGTCGCGATCTGGTTTGGTATCCTCACGCTGATCGTGGTCGAAGTTGGCCTGATCACACCGCCGGTTGGCATGAACCTCTTTGTGATCAACGCGATGGATCCAAAGTCGCGCATGGTGGACACCTACAAGGCGGTTCTGTTCTTCGTGGGCTCCGACCTGATCCGTGTGGTGATCCTGGTCTTGTTCCCGGTGATCACGCTCTTGCCTTTGATGCTGCTCTACTGA
- a CDS encoding flagellin — MSSILTNNGAMVALQTLKVVNTNLTDTQNAISTGKEIGVAKDNAAVWAISKTMESDIASFEAIEEGLSMGEATVAVASAGAEQIVEKLVEIKELIVSAQAENVSHDKIQTDIESKIDQIESIIGAAQFNGANLLANTIDGTATQMGVLASLDRVGAGGTVTGVDITIEAQGFESTLDLANSLTAITDTATAASALGEIEDFLQVAISGAAELGAAAARIDDQASFVSKLVDSMTMGVSTMTDTDMEEASARLSALQTQQELAVQSLGIANQAPQALLQLFN, encoded by the coding sequence ATGTCCAGCATTTTGACAAACAATGGTGCTATGGTGGCTCTGCAGACGCTGAAAGTCGTCAACACCAATCTCACCGATACGCAAAACGCAATTTCAACCGGCAAGGAAATCGGTGTTGCCAAAGACAATGCCGCCGTCTGGGCTATCTCGAAAACAATGGAATCCGACATCGCCAGCTTTGAGGCGATCGAAGAAGGTCTCTCCATGGGCGAGGCCACTGTTGCGGTTGCCTCTGCGGGCGCAGAACAGATCGTTGAGAAGCTTGTCGAAATTAAAGAGCTGATCGTTTCGGCGCAGGCCGAGAACGTATCGCATGACAAAATTCAAACTGACATTGAATCAAAGATTGATCAGATCGAATCCATCATTGGCGCCGCTCAGTTCAATGGGGCCAACCTCTTGGCCAACACCATCGACGGGACGGCCACACAAATGGGTGTTCTGGCATCGCTGGACCGCGTTGGTGCAGGGGGCACCGTAACCGGCGTTGACATCACCATCGAGGCGCAGGGTTTTGAATCCACTCTGGATCTGGCGAACAGCCTGACAGCAATCACCGACACCGCAACCGCAGCTTCTGCGCTTGGTGAGATCGAAGACTTCCTGCAGGTTGCGATTTCGGGTGCTGCAGAACTGGGTGCGGCCGCCGCGCGTATTGATGACCAGGCAAGCTTTGTGTCCAAGCTGGTCGACTCCATGACAATGGGTGTCTCCACCATGACGGATACCGACATGGAAGAGGCCTCCGCCCGCCTGTCGGCACTGCAGACCCAGCAAGAACTGGCAGTTCAGTCGCTCGGGATCGCGAACCAGGCCCCGCAGGCGCTGCTGCAGCTGTTCAACTAA
- a CDS encoding LacI family DNA-binding transcriptional regulator: protein MTNDSKRPLTLRDVSDATGVSEMTVSRVLRNRGDVSEKTRQKVLEAAKELGYVPNKIAGALASKRVNLVAVIIPSLSNMVFPEVLTGINRVLEDTELQPVVGVTDYQPEKEEKVLYEMLSWRPSGVIIAGLEHTEPARAMLAAAGIPVVEIMDTDGNPVDSMVGISHRRAGREMAKAILKAGYSHIGFMGTKMPLDHRARKRFEGFTEALAKEGVEIEDREFYSGGSALAKGREMTQAMLERSPELDFLYYSNDMIGAGGLLHLIDQGIDVPGQIGLAGFNGVELLAGLPRQLATMDACRQEIGMKAAQIIAAQLEDSNAEIEKHVTLTPTITYGDTLKRR, encoded by the coding sequence GTGACCAACGACTCCAAGCGTCCGCTGACGCTGCGTGATGTTTCAGATGCAACCGGCGTGTCAGAAATGACCGTGAGCCGCGTTCTCCGCAATCGCGGTGATGTCTCTGAAAAGACCCGACAAAAGGTGTTGGAGGCGGCAAAGGAACTCGGCTACGTGCCCAACAAGATCGCTGGCGCCTTGGCCTCCAAGCGGGTCAATTTGGTTGCGGTTATCATCCCGTCGCTCTCCAATATGGTCTTTCCCGAGGTTCTGACCGGTATCAACCGCGTGCTTGAGGATACCGAGCTTCAGCCGGTTGTTGGCGTCACCGACTACCAACCGGAGAAAGAAGAAAAAGTTCTCTACGAGATGCTCTCGTGGCGGCCGTCGGGTGTCATTATCGCCGGTCTCGAACACACCGAGCCCGCGCGCGCAATGCTCGCAGCTGCGGGCATTCCTGTGGTGGAGATCATGGATACGGACGGCAATCCGGTGGATTCCATGGTCGGGATCTCCCACCGCCGTGCGGGCCGCGAGATGGCCAAGGCGATCTTGAAGGCAGGCTATAGCCATATCGGGTTTATGGGGACAAAAATGCCCCTCGATCACCGTGCCCGCAAACGATTTGAAGGCTTCACCGAAGCGCTCGCCAAAGAAGGGGTCGAGATCGAGGATCGTGAATTTTATTCGGGTGGCTCTGCGCTCGCCAAGGGTCGTGAGATGACCCAAGCCATGCTTGAGCGCTCTCCCGAACTCGACTTTCTGTATTATTCCAATGACATGATTGGCGCCGGCGGGCTGCTTCACCTGATTGACCAGGGAATTGACGTGCCAGGGCAGATTGGTCTTGCGGGCTTTAACGGAGTGGAGCTTCTGGCGGGCCTGCCGCGGCAGCTGGCGACCATGGATGCTTGCCGTCAGGAGATCGGCATGAAGGCGGCACAAATCATTGCGGCCCAGCTCGAAGACTCAAACGCAGAGATCGAGAAACATGTAACGCTCACACCGACCATTACCTATGGCGATACGCTGAAACGGCGCTGA
- a CDS encoding TRAP transporter small permease, which yields MHSYMMRLARIMAMIGGAVLTFLIFLTCISIAGRLLNGVFHSDMLEGLAPQLSEWMAARVGPVNGDFEVVEAGVAFAIFSFIPLCQITAGHAAVDVFANSFSARVNRILRMITEIVFALVLVLIAWRLGAGTLSKFENGETSFLLEFPIWWAYGLSLIAAVVAAVVGIYMAVIRSIEAMTGQILIWDGVEVQS from the coding sequence ATGCATAGCTATATGATGAGGCTGGCGCGGATCATGGCCATGATCGGCGGCGCGGTCCTCACTTTCTTGATTTTCCTGACCTGTATCTCGATTGCTGGACGCCTGCTCAATGGTGTCTTCCACAGCGACATGCTCGAGGGGCTCGCACCGCAGCTTTCTGAGTGGATGGCTGCGCGGGTTGGCCCGGTGAATGGGGATTTTGAAGTGGTCGAGGCCGGTGTCGCCTTTGCGATCTTCAGTTTTATTCCCCTGTGCCAGATCACGGCGGGCCATGCGGCGGTAGATGTGTTTGCCAACAGTTTCTCGGCCCGCGTGAACCGTATCCTGCGCATGATCACAGAGATTGTGTTTGCGCTTGTGCTGGTGTTGATCGCGTGGCGCTTGGGCGCGGGCACGCTCAGCAAATTTGAAAATGGTGAAACCTCCTTCCTGCTGGAGTTTCCCATCTGGTGGGCCTACGGGCTGAGCCTGATCGCGGCCGTCGTGGCCGCTGTTGTCGGGATCTACATGGCGGTGATCCGCAGCATCGAAGCAATGACAGGCCAGATCCTGATCTGGGACGGCGTGGAGGTACAGTCGTGA